A section of the Streptomyces sp. SCL15-4 genome encodes:
- a CDS encoding DMT family transporter, which produces MRKPFASPSFFALAGTVVLWASAFPAIRVGVGGLGLAALSLLRLAIAAAVLAVLAPFAGVRVPRRRDLPQIALCGLTGMTAYQILLNWGEIHVEAGTASLLIAVAPVFSVLLGSVFLAEHISRNVAVGSVIALAGTAVVTLSEGVSGFTAASLVVLAAAVVQGVYHFATKPLLRRYTGLEVATYAMIAGTVFALPLVPATARAVTHAPLDALLAVLFLGLLPSALGFVIWGYAVARLPLSTSTAALYLVPPVALLVSFVWLGEIPHPIELLGGAVVVAGVVLINRRGSAAAPRPRAVAGRAGREESTGERADEASIRR; this is translated from the coding sequence ATGCGCAAACCGTTCGCCTCCCCCAGCTTCTTCGCCCTGGCCGGCACGGTGGTGCTCTGGGCGTCCGCGTTCCCGGCGATCCGGGTGGGGGTCGGCGGGCTCGGCCTGGCGGCGCTCTCGCTGCTGCGGCTGGCCATCGCCGCCGCCGTCCTGGCCGTCCTGGCGCCGTTCGCCGGCGTCCGGGTGCCCCGGCGCAGGGACCTGCCGCAGATCGCGCTGTGCGGGCTCACCGGCATGACCGCGTACCAGATCCTGCTGAACTGGGGCGAGATCCACGTCGAGGCGGGCACCGCGAGCCTGCTGATCGCCGTCGCCCCCGTCTTCAGCGTCCTGCTCGGCAGCGTCTTCCTCGCCGAACACATCAGCCGCAACGTCGCCGTCGGCAGCGTCATCGCGCTCGCGGGCACCGCCGTCGTCACCCTCAGTGAAGGCGTGTCCGGGTTCACCGCCGCGTCCCTGGTGGTCCTGGCCGCGGCCGTCGTCCAGGGCGTCTACCACTTCGCCACCAAGCCGCTGCTGCGCCGCTACACCGGGCTGGAGGTGGCCACGTACGCCATGATCGCCGGCACGGTGTTCGCGCTGCCGCTGGTGCCCGCGACGGCCCGGGCCGTGACCCACGCTCCCCTGGACGCGCTGCTGGCCGTCCTCTTCCTCGGGCTGCTGCCGTCCGCGCTGGGCTTCGTCATCTGGGGCTACGCCGTCGCCCGGCTCCCGCTCTCCACGTCCACCGCCGCGCTGTACCTGGTGCCGCCCGTCGCCCTGCTGGTGTCCTTCGTCTGGCTCGGCGAGATCCCGCACCCGATCGAGCTGCTCGGCGGTGCCGTCGTCGTGGCCGGAGTCGTCCTGATCAACCGCCGCGGCTCCGCCGCGGCGCCGCGGCCCCGGGCCGTCGCCGGGCGCGCCGGCCGCGAGGAGAGCACGGGCGAACGCGCCGACGAGGCGTCCATACGCCGCTGA
- a CDS encoding peptidoglycan recognition family protein: MATPMTAAQVVAQLKKWGLRYVEIPGWSSHNRNQKGAWGPVNGFVWHHTGADVRDGQAYASTTLYNGITGLPGPLCQFSIGTDGTVYLVGWGRANHAGGGDPAVLAHVQAEDYSGQLHPTRGNSNGVDGNAHFYGVEIQYSGGHEMSAAQYTAARRLSAAILDFHGWSERSVIGHGEWSSDKWDPGYAAGKIMAMPAVRADVASTLSAGPNTQQEETVALTAADLEKIRKVVWESDKAAAPKDAPDAKTNPTWQYQSYLKDTNARVRAIQVSEAAQTAAIAKLAGLAGSGVDTATVVAAVKEAIADAVVKVSVDVTGADSKGV; the protein is encoded by the coding sequence ATGGCCACTCCAATGACGGCGGCTCAGGTCGTCGCACAGCTGAAGAAGTGGGGTCTCCGCTACGTTGAGATCCCCGGCTGGTCCTCCCACAACCGCAACCAGAAGGGAGCGTGGGGGCCGGTCAACGGCTTCGTGTGGCACCACACCGGCGCCGACGTACGCGACGGCCAGGCGTACGCCTCCACCACCCTGTACAACGGCATCACCGGCCTGCCGGGCCCACTCTGCCAGTTCTCCATCGGCACCGACGGCACGGTGTACCTGGTGGGTTGGGGCCGCGCGAACCACGCCGGCGGCGGCGACCCGGCGGTGCTCGCGCACGTGCAGGCGGAGGACTACAGCGGGCAGCTGCACCCGACGCGCGGCAACTCCAACGGGGTCGACGGCAACGCGCACTTCTACGGCGTTGAGATCCAGTACTCCGGGGGCCACGAGATGAGCGCGGCGCAGTACACGGCGGCGCGCCGGCTGTCGGCGGCGATCCTCGATTTCCACGGCTGGTCGGAGCGGTCGGTCATCGGGCACGGCGAGTGGTCGTCGGACAAGTGGGACCCGGGCTACGCGGCCGGGAAGATCATGGCCATGCCTGCGGTGCGCGCCGACGTGGCCTCCACCCTCAGCGCAGGACCCAACACGCAACAGGAGGAGACCGTGGCACTGACCGCCGCTGACCTGGAGAAGATCCGCAAAGTGGTATGGGAGTCGGACAAGGCCGCCGCTCCCAAGGACGCTCCGGACGCGAAGACGAACCCGACGTGGCAGTACCAGTCGTATCTGAAGGACACGAACGCCCGCGTGCGTGCGATTCAGGTGTCGGAGGCCGCGCAGACGGCGGCGATCGCGAAGTTGGCGGGGCTGGCGGGTTCTGGTGTGGACACGGCAACGGTGGTTGCCGCGGTGAAGGAGGCCATCGCGGACGCGGTGGTGAAGGTGTCGGTCGACGTGACCGGCGCGGATTCGAAGGGGGTCTGA
- a CDS encoding 5-carboxymethyl-2-hydroxymuconate delta isomerase, whose amino-acid sequence MPHLTIDYSSHLAGVLDASVLVKELHPLVLEESGSAGVCKTLVRPVETYVGDMSSGETGFVHVEVGLLTGRPEHQRARLSESVLALLDGHLRAAGVREAVVTVEVRELAGSYRLSSLSTAGG is encoded by the coding sequence ATGCCGCACCTCACCATCGACTACTCCTCCCACCTGGCCGGAGTCCTCGACGCGAGCGTCCTCGTGAAGGAGCTGCATCCGCTGGTCCTGGAGGAGTCCGGCTCGGCGGGCGTGTGCAAGACGCTGGTCCGGCCCGTGGAGACGTACGTCGGGGACATGTCGAGCGGGGAGACGGGTTTCGTGCACGTCGAGGTGGGCCTGCTGACCGGCCGTCCCGAGCACCAGCGGGCCCGCCTGTCCGAGAGCGTGCTCGCCCTGCTCGACGGACACCTGCGGGCGGCCGGAGTGCGCGAGGCGGTCGTCACCGTGGAGGTCAGGGAACTGGCCGGCAGCTACCGGCTGTCGTCGCTCTCCACGGCCGGCGGGTGA
- a CDS encoding glycoside hydrolase family 88 protein, producing MMNLDLLAFASRQTGDGRYLDIAAAHARTARRVFPRPDGSTPHVFDFDPDTGAPLGPATVQGYDASSCWSRGQAWGIYGFTTMYRRTGDTGFRDTARALADYAIEALTPDHVPVWDYRAPQQPYDVKDASAGAIMACGLLDLHAATGRSGYREAALRILTALAETCLTRNSARAEAVIARCTRNRPAEDGVEISLPYADYYFLEGVLRVLRPADVDRAIDLSQPA from the coding sequence ATGATGAACCTCGATCTGCTGGCGTTCGCGAGCCGGCAGACCGGTGACGGCAGGTATCTGGACATCGCGGCGGCGCACGCGCGCACGGCCCGGCGTGTCTTTCCCCGCCCCGACGGATCGACCCCGCACGTGTTCGACTTCGACCCGGACACCGGCGCACCCCTCGGACCCGCCACGGTGCAGGGCTACGACGCCTCCTCCTGCTGGTCGCGGGGACAGGCGTGGGGCATCTACGGCTTCACCACCATGTACCGCAGGACCGGCGACACCGGTTTCCGGGACACCGCGCGCGCACTCGCCGACTACGCCATCGAGGCGCTGACCCCGGACCACGTTCCCGTCTGGGACTACCGCGCGCCGCAACAGCCGTACGACGTCAAGGACGCCTCCGCCGGGGCGATCATGGCGTGCGGTCTGCTGGACCTGCACGCGGCGACCGGACGAAGCGGCTACCGGGAGGCGGCGCTGCGGATCCTCACCGCGCTCGCGGAGACATGCCTGACCAGGAACTCGGCCCGCGCGGAGGCGGTGATCGCCCGCTGCACCCGCAACCGTCCGGCCGAGGACGGCGTCGAGATCTCGCTGCCGTACGCCGACTACTACTTCCTCGAGGGCGTCCTGCGAGTGCTCCGCCCGGCCGACGTGGACCGGGCGATCGACCTGTCGCAGCCCGCCTGA
- the murJ gene encoding murein biosynthesis integral membrane protein MurJ gives MAAGTVVSRATGLIRTVLQAAALGTSLLASTYNTANTVPTSLYTLLIGGALNAVLVPQLVRARATHPDQGRAYEQRLVTLVVCVLGAGTALAVWAAPQIVGVYMRDTPGNHEAYRLTVTFARYLLPQIFFYGLTGIYGQVLNAREKFGAAMWTPVLNNVVLVAMFGAYLGLMTAPDRVEDITAGQVRLLGIGTTAGIAVQALALIPFARAAGFRFRPRFDWRGTGLGSSVHAAKWTLLYVLANQVALAVVTNYANAADQKLPDAGAGYSAYTYAQTIWMLPQSIVTVSLVTALLPRMSRAAAEGRVADLRADLSRALRVSGAVIVPAAFFFLALGPLLAVLLFAHGAADATSARPLGHMLQAFGPGLVPFSAQYLLLRGFYAFEDTRTPFFMAAWVAVVNVALATACHVLLPARWAVTAMAGAYTLSYAVGLVVTARLLRRRVGGRLDDGALRRTYAKLLAAAGPAAALGWAVAHVCAARLGTGTWPTALSLAAGAVTLAAGYLAAARLLRITELRHLPGLR, from the coding sequence ATGGCGGCGGGCACCGTGGTGTCCCGGGCGACGGGACTCATACGCACGGTGCTCCAGGCGGCCGCGCTCGGCACGAGCCTGCTGGCGAGCACCTACAACACGGCCAACACGGTGCCGACCAGTCTGTACACGCTCCTGATCGGCGGCGCCCTCAACGCCGTCCTCGTCCCGCAGCTGGTGCGCGCCCGCGCCACCCACCCCGACCAGGGCCGGGCCTACGAGCAGCGGCTGGTGACCCTCGTGGTGTGCGTCCTCGGCGCCGGGACGGCGCTGGCGGTGTGGGCGGCGCCGCAGATCGTCGGCGTCTACATGCGGGACACACCAGGCAACCACGAGGCCTACCGGCTGACGGTGACCTTCGCCCGGTACCTGCTGCCGCAGATCTTCTTCTACGGCCTGACCGGCATCTACGGCCAAGTCCTCAACGCGCGCGAGAAGTTCGGTGCGGCGATGTGGACGCCGGTGCTGAACAACGTCGTCCTGGTCGCCATGTTCGGCGCCTACCTGGGCCTGATGACGGCGCCCGACCGGGTCGAGGACATCACGGCCGGCCAGGTCCGGCTGCTGGGCATCGGCACGACCGCGGGCATAGCCGTGCAGGCCCTCGCGCTGATCCCGTTCGCCCGCGCCGCCGGCTTCCGCTTCCGCCCGCGCTTCGACTGGCGCGGCACGGGTCTCGGCTCCAGCGTGCACGCGGCCAAGTGGACCCTGCTGTACGTCCTGGCGAACCAGGTGGCCCTGGCCGTGGTCACCAACTACGCCAACGCCGCCGACCAGAAGCTGCCGGACGCGGGCGCGGGCTACTCGGCGTACACCTACGCGCAGACCATCTGGATGCTGCCGCAGTCCATCGTCACCGTGTCGCTGGTGACCGCGCTGCTGCCGCGCATGAGCCGGGCCGCCGCCGAAGGACGGGTCGCCGACCTGCGGGCGGACCTGTCGCGCGCCCTGCGGGTCAGCGGCGCCGTCATCGTGCCCGCCGCCTTCTTCTTCCTGGCCCTGGGGCCGCTGCTGGCGGTGCTGCTGTTCGCCCACGGCGCCGCCGACGCGACCTCGGCCCGGCCGCTCGGTCACATGCTCCAGGCGTTCGGCCCGGGGCTCGTGCCGTTCTCCGCCCAGTACCTGCTGCTGCGCGGCTTCTACGCCTTCGAGGACACCCGTACGCCGTTCTTCATGGCGGCGTGGGTCGCCGTGGTCAACGTCGCCCTCGCCACCGCGTGCCATGTGCTGCTGCCGGCACGCTGGGCGGTCACGGCGATGGCCGGGGCGTACACGCTGTCGTACGCGGTCGGCCTCGTGGTGACCGCGCGGCTGCTGCGGAGGCGGGTCGGCGGCCGCCTCGACGACGGGGCCCTGCGCCGCACCTACGCCAAGCTGCTGGCCGCCGCGGGGCCGGCCGCGGCCCTGGGCTGGGCGGTCGCGCACGTCTGCGCCGCCCGCCTGGGCACCGGCACCTGGCCCACGGCACTCTCCCTGGCCGCGGGCGCGGTGACCTTGGCCGCCGGCTACCTCGCGGCGGCCCGCCTGCTACGGATCACGGAGCTACGGCACCTGCCCGGCCTGCGCTGA
- a CDS encoding helix-turn-helix transcriptional regulator codes for MHDLPDWVPRRRAEIGTRIRDARRAARLSQVQLGERIGRDHKSISRWENAHRAPDLTDLLLIANALDVPLADLVR; via the coding sequence GTGCACGACCTCCCCGACTGGGTACCCCGCCGCCGCGCCGAGATCGGGACTCGCATCCGTGACGCCCGTCGCGCGGCCCGCCTCTCCCAGGTCCAGCTCGGGGAACGCATCGGCCGCGACCACAAGAGCATCAGCCGCTGGGAGAACGCCCACCGGGCCCCCGACCTCACCGACCTACTCCTCATCGCCAACGCCCTCGACGTCCCCCTCGCCGACCTCGTCCGGTAG
- a CDS encoding LysR family transcriptional regulator, translating into MLDVRRLRILHHLAIHGTVAAAAEALHLTAPAVSQQLAVLEREAGLPVVEKHGRTLRLTSAGELLVAHAEVVLGDLAAAESDLAALRGGERGQVRVAAFSSAARALFPAVYRALAEEDEAWSRRLVLQLTVLEPGDALTALHKREIDVAVVHGYTVLPRDFPSGSEQEALMDDPVVAVLRPGHADRLGLAPGQPADLAALARAPWLTPAPDTSCYEMIQRTCGAAGFVPDIRVRSSDFAVLTALVAAGAGVALAPRLAVPDDIAGVSLHPLTRPVSRTIFTVSRSGTTRRPDIHLLNSLLKRAAAGHPHT; encoded by the coding sequence ATGCTTGATGTGCGCCGGCTCAGGATCCTGCACCACCTGGCCATCCACGGCACCGTCGCGGCGGCGGCCGAGGCCCTGCACCTGACCGCTCCGGCCGTCTCCCAGCAACTGGCCGTCCTCGAACGCGAGGCCGGTCTGCCCGTCGTGGAGAAGCACGGCCGCACGCTGCGGCTGACCAGCGCCGGAGAGCTGCTGGTCGCGCACGCGGAGGTGGTCCTCGGCGACCTCGCCGCCGCGGAGTCCGACCTCGCGGCGCTGCGCGGTGGCGAGCGCGGCCAGGTCCGGGTGGCCGCGTTCTCCTCGGCCGCCCGCGCGCTGTTCCCGGCCGTGTACCGGGCGCTCGCCGAGGAGGACGAGGCGTGGTCGCGCCGGCTCGTCCTCCAGCTCACCGTCCTGGAGCCCGGGGACGCGCTCACGGCCCTGCACAAGCGGGAGATCGACGTGGCCGTCGTCCACGGCTACACCGTACTGCCCCGCGACTTCCCCTCCGGCAGCGAGCAGGAGGCCCTCATGGACGACCCCGTGGTGGCCGTGCTGCGTCCCGGACACGCGGACCGGCTGGGGCTGGCTCCCGGGCAGCCGGCCGACCTCGCCGCGCTCGCCCGGGCGCCCTGGCTGACGCCCGCGCCGGACACCTCCTGCTACGAGATGATCCAGCGCACCTGCGGCGCCGCCGGGTTCGTGCCCGACATCCGGGTGCGCAGCAGCGACTTCGCCGTCCTGACCGCGCTGGTCGCGGCCGGCGCGGGTGTCGCGCTGGCGCCCCGGCTCGCCGTCCCGGACGACATCGCCGGCGTCAGCCTGCACCCGCTGACCAGGCCGGTCAGCCGGACCATCTTCACCGTGAGCCGCTCGGGCACCACCCGCCGGCCCGACATACACCTGCTGAACTCCCTGCTGAAGCGGGCAGCGGCCGGCCACCCTCACACCTGA
- a CDS encoding helix-turn-helix transcriptional regulator, whose translation MHNDATPDPYANPLAFGQRMQILRQRRGMSRPVLAGLLGKSPSWVKQVESGVLQTPKLPTILRIAELLRVRDLADLTGDQSMPADLFIGPGHPKLAAVKAAVDAFPLATDRQAPPTLHLRHRLDAAWAARHEAPNHREVVGGLLPDLIRDAQLAVRQADTAADRRAAQAVLSEVYSLAQFFVAYQPDSALLWRVAERGMVAAQESEDPHAIGVAAWLAAQAHRDTGPVHFDAADSVTLDALRYLDHHLPDVDDRVLAIAGALQFEAGYTAARRGKTGEAWGWWDRAEKTAKKLRPDYYHPVTSFSRAIMGAHAVTVAVELHQGGESVRQAARADKHVIKSRPRRARHRIEEARAYQLDGQPDVALATLDKAWESAPETIQYNGYARRIVLEETEAKQPERRQRASELAVKLGMLAA comes from the coding sequence ATGCACAACGATGCTACCCCCGACCCCTACGCCAACCCCCTCGCATTCGGACAACGGATGCAAATCCTCCGGCAACGACGAGGAATGAGCCGACCCGTCCTCGCCGGCCTCCTCGGCAAGAGCCCGTCATGGGTGAAGCAGGTGGAGAGCGGCGTGCTCCAGACGCCGAAGTTGCCGACCATCCTCCGTATCGCCGAGCTGCTCCGTGTCCGGGACCTCGCCGACCTCACAGGAGACCAGTCCATGCCGGCCGATCTGTTCATTGGCCCCGGCCACCCGAAGCTCGCCGCGGTGAAGGCCGCGGTGGACGCGTTCCCGTTGGCGACCGACCGGCAGGCGCCGCCCACCCTGCACCTACGGCACCGCCTCGACGCCGCGTGGGCGGCCCGGCACGAGGCACCGAACCACCGTGAGGTCGTCGGCGGCCTGCTGCCCGACCTGATCCGTGACGCGCAGCTCGCCGTCCGGCAGGCTGACACCGCGGCGGACCGGCGCGCGGCGCAGGCTGTCCTCTCCGAGGTGTACTCCCTCGCCCAGTTCTTCGTCGCATACCAGCCCGACAGCGCCCTGCTCTGGCGAGTCGCCGAACGCGGCATGGTCGCGGCCCAGGAATCGGAGGACCCGCACGCCATCGGTGTGGCCGCGTGGCTCGCCGCCCAAGCCCACCGCGACACCGGGCCCGTGCACTTCGACGCCGCCGACTCCGTCACCCTCGACGCACTCCGCTACCTCGACCACCATCTCCCCGACGTCGACGACAGGGTGCTGGCCATCGCCGGCGCGCTCCAGTTCGAGGCCGGGTACACGGCGGCGCGCCGGGGTAAGACCGGGGAGGCGTGGGGGTGGTGGGACCGGGCGGAGAAGACCGCGAAGAAACTGCGCCCCGACTACTACCACCCCGTCACCTCGTTCTCGCGGGCCATCATGGGCGCCCACGCGGTGACCGTCGCGGTTGAACTGCACCAGGGCGGCGAGTCCGTCCGGCAGGCCGCGCGGGCGGACAAGCACGTCATCAAGTCCCGGCCTCGGCGGGCCCGGCACCGGATCGAGGAGGCCCGTGCCTACCAGCTGGACGGGCAGCCGGACGTCGCGCTGGCCACGCTGGACAAGGCGTGGGAGTCGGCTCCGGAGACCATCCAGTACAACGGCTACGCCAGGAGGATCGTGCTGGAGGAGACCGAGGCGAAGCAGCCCGAACGGCGGCAGCGGGCGTCTGAGCTGGCGGTCAAGCTGGGGATGTTGGCCGCGTAA